A single window of Oncorhynchus clarkii lewisi isolate Uvic-CL-2024 chromosome 10, UVic_Ocla_1.0, whole genome shotgun sequence DNA harbors:
- the LOC139419102 gene encoding LOW QUALITY PROTEIN: lymphoid enhancer-binding factor 1 (The sequence of the model RefSeq protein was modified relative to this genomic sequence to represent the inferred CDS: inserted 2 bases in 1 codon): MRKGNVIPCLMCSASLIVSLSPSPFQSNKVPVVQPSHAVHPLTPLITYSDEHFAPGPHSGHHPQDVNPKQGMQRHHPGPDMTNFYPLSPGGVGQITPPLGWFSHHXVPGPPGPHATGIPHPAIVNPQVKHEPQHDNDLMHMKPQHQDQRKEQEPKRPHIKKPLNAFMLYMKEMRANVVAECTLKESAAINQILGRRWHALSREEQAKYYELARKERQLHMQLYPGWSARDNYGKKKKRKREKIQEPAAGGKRNAFSTSCKAKAAAMAPLLEMEAC; this comes from the exons ATGAGGAAAGGTAATGTAATTCCTTGTTTAATGTGCTCGGCCTCTCtcattgtgtctctctctccctctccattccaGTCCAATAAGGTTCCGGTGGTACAGCCGTCCCATGCGGTCCATCCGCTCACCCCCCTCATCACCTACAGCGACGAACATTTCGCCCCCGGACCCCACTCCGGACACCACCCCCAGGACGTCAACCCCAAACAAG GCATGCAGCGGCATCACCCCGGGCCAGACATGACCAACTTCTACCCCCTCTCCCCTGGAGGAGTGGGACAGATCACGCCCCCACTGGGATG GTTCTCCCACCA GGTCCCCGGTCCCCCCGGCCCCCACGCCACAGGGATCCCCCACCCGGCCATCGTCAACCCCCAGGTCAAACACGAGCCCCAGCACGACAACGACCTGATGCACAT GAAGCCTCAGCACCAGGATCAGAGGAAGGAGCAGGAGCCCAAGAGACCCCACATCAAGAAGCCGCTGAATGCCTTCATGCTGTACATGAAGGAGATGAGGGCCAACGTGGTGGCAGAGTGCACGCTCAAGGAGAGCGCCGCCATCAACCAGATCCTGGGACGGAGG TGGCATGCTTTATCCAGAGAAGAGCAAGCTAAGTATTACGAATTAGCCCGCAAGGAACGGCAGCTCCACATGCAGCTCTACCCAGGCTGGTCCGCCAGAGATAATTAT GGAAAGAAGAAGAAGCGGAAGAGGGAGAAGATACAGGAACCGGCTGCAG gAGGAAAACGGAACGCTTTCTCCACGTCGTGCAAAGCGAAGGCAGCAGCTATGGCCCCTCTGTTAGAGATGGAGGCCTGCTAG
- the LOC139419103 gene encoding hydroxyacyl-coenzyme A dehydrogenase, mitochondrial isoform X1 has translation MVSECQSACTFSHSQLLRSGAVLSALQTMAFFTHQVIRGLSSSAVRNAAIKHVTIIGGGQMGAGIAQVAATTGHSVVLVDTNEEILKKSAKGIEGSLKRVVKKKFADKPDAGAEFIAKVMANVSISTDAASVVGSTDLVLEAIVENLKIKQGLFGALDKMAPAHTIFASNTSSLPITDIASSTSRLDRFGGLHFFNPVPMMKLVEVIGTSATSQDTFDSLLAFSKALGKTPVSCKDTPGFIVNRLLVPYMMEAIRLHERGHGSKEDIDIAMKLGAGYPMGPFELLDYVGLDTAKFIMDGWVEKDPDNPLMQPSEMLNKLVAEGKFGKKTGEGFYKYK, from the exons ATGGTGTCTGAGTGTCAGTCTGCCTGTACATTCAGCCACAGCCAGCTCCTTCGTTCTGGTGCGGTCCTCTCCGCATTGCAAACCATGGCTTTCTTCACTCACCAAGTCATCAGAGGTCTCTCCTCTTCTGCAGTCCGAAATGCAGCGATCAAACACGTTACGATCATCGGGGGTGGTCAGATGGGTGCAGGTATCGCACAG GTTGCTGCTACAACAGGCCATTCGGTGGTGCTAGTTGACACAAATGAGGAAATCCTGAAGAAATCCGCCAAGGGAATAGAAGGCAGCCTGAAGAGGGTGGTCAAGAAGAAGTTCGCTGACAAGCCAGAT GCAGGAGCAGAGTTTATTGCCAAGGTGATGGCCAACGTGTCCATATCGACAGACGCAGCGTCTGTGGTGGGGAGTACAGACTTGGTGCTGGAGGCCATCGTGGAGAACCTCAAGATCAAACAGGGCCTCTTTGGTGCTCTGGACAAAATGGCACCAGC ACACACCATTTTCGCCAGCAACACATCCTCTCTGCCCATCACCGACATAGCCAGCTCCACCAGCAGGCTGGACAGATTTGGAGGGCTGCACTTCTTCAACCCCGTCCCCATGATGAAGCTGGTAGAG GTGATTGGAACATCAGCCACAAGCCAGGACACCTTCGATTCCCTCCTCGCTTTCAGCAAAGCACTGGGAAAGACGCCAGTGTCCTGCAAA GACACTCCTGGGTTCATTGTGAACCGCCTGCTGGTGCCCTACATGATGGAAGCCATCAGGCTACATGAGAGAG GCCACGGGTCAAAGGAGGACATTGATATTGCCATGAAGCTGGGAGCTGGGTATCCCATGGGGCCCTTTGAGCTGCTGGACTACGTAGGACTGGACACGGCTAAGTTCATCATGGACG GCTGGGTTGAGAAGGATCCTGACAACCCGCTGATGCAGCCCAGTGAGATGCTGAACAAGCTGGTGGCCGAGGGCAAGTTCGGCAAGAAGACCGGAGAGGGCTTCTACAAGTACAAGTAA
- the LOC139419103 gene encoding hydroxyacyl-coenzyme A dehydrogenase, mitochondrial isoform X2, producing MVSECQSACTFSHSQLLRSGAVLSALQTMAFFTHQVIRGLSSSAVRNAAIKHVTIIGGGQMGAGIAQVAATTGHSVVLVDTNEEILKKSAKGIEGSLKRVVKKKFADKPDAGAEFIAKVMANVSISTDAASVVGSTDLVLEAIVENLKIKQGLFGALDKMAPAHTIFASNTSSLPITDIASSTSRLDRFGGLHFFNPVPMMKLVEVIGTSATSQDTFDSLLAFSKALGKTPVSCKDTPGFIVNRLLVPYMMEAIRLHERGHGSKEDIDIAMKLGAGYPMGPFELLDYVGLDTAKFIMDGECWAASQAGLRRILTTR from the exons ATGGTGTCTGAGTGTCAGTCTGCCTGTACATTCAGCCACAGCCAGCTCCTTCGTTCTGGTGCGGTCCTCTCCGCATTGCAAACCATGGCTTTCTTCACTCACCAAGTCATCAGAGGTCTCTCCTCTTCTGCAGTCCGAAATGCAGCGATCAAACACGTTACGATCATCGGGGGTGGTCAGATGGGTGCAGGTATCGCACAG GTTGCTGCTACAACAGGCCATTCGGTGGTGCTAGTTGACACAAATGAGGAAATCCTGAAGAAATCCGCCAAGGGAATAGAAGGCAGCCTGAAGAGGGTGGTCAAGAAGAAGTTCGCTGACAAGCCAGAT GCAGGAGCAGAGTTTATTGCCAAGGTGATGGCCAACGTGTCCATATCGACAGACGCAGCGTCTGTGGTGGGGAGTACAGACTTGGTGCTGGAGGCCATCGTGGAGAACCTCAAGATCAAACAGGGCCTCTTTGGTGCTCTGGACAAAATGGCACCAGC ACACACCATTTTCGCCAGCAACACATCCTCTCTGCCCATCACCGACATAGCCAGCTCCACCAGCAGGCTGGACAGATTTGGAGGGCTGCACTTCTTCAACCCCGTCCCCATGATGAAGCTGGTAGAG GTGATTGGAACATCAGCCACAAGCCAGGACACCTTCGATTCCCTCCTCGCTTTCAGCAAAGCACTGGGAAAGACGCCAGTGTCCTGCAAA GACACTCCTGGGTTCATTGTGAACCGCCTGCTGGTGCCCTACATGATGGAAGCCATCAGGCTACATGAGAGAG GCCACGGGTCAAAGGAGGACATTGATATTGCCATGAAGCTGGGAGCTGGGTATCCCATGGGGCCCTTTGAGCTGCTGGACTACGTAGGACTGGACACGGCTAAGTTCATCATGGACGGTGAGTGTTGGGCTGCTTCACAA GCTGGGTTGAGAAGGATCCTGACAACCCGCTGA
- the LOC139419105 gene encoding cytochrome P450 2U1 yields MVMELWHELLGTSAPSHVCILALTVFVAVYYLMHTFRKHQDFSNIPPGPKPWPIVGNFGGFLVPNFIWRRFGGWGGKDVPKSKIRALISPQVIITEQAKVYGNIYSMWVGSQLVVVLNGYEVVRDALSNRADVFSDRPEIPTVTIMTKRKGIVFAPYGPVWRRQRKFCHTTLRNFGLGKLSLEPCILEGLAVVKSELLRLSEEDTEGSGVDLTPLITNSVSNVISYIALGQRFHHTDREFGALLDLMARGLEIIANSAAVLINVFPLLYYLPFGVFKEVRQVERDITAFLKQIITRHRETLDPANPRDLIDMYLVEMLAQEAAGETDSSFSEDYLFYIIGDLFIAGTDTTTNTVLWMMLYMVVYPDIQERVQAEIDAVVGPDRVPSLTDKGSLPFTEATIMEVQRMTVVVPLAIPHMASETTEFRGYTIPKGTVIIPNLWSVHRDPTVWEEPDDFNPSRFLDDQGNLLRKECFIPFGIGRRVCMGEQLAKMELFLMFTSLLQAFSFRLPEGLAPPPMHGRFGLTLAPCSYTVIVRPRR; encoded by the exons ATGGTTATGGAATTATGGCACGAGCTCCTGGGCACTTCTGCGCCGTCCCATGTCTGCATTCTGGCCTTGACAGTATTCGTGGCCGTCTATTATCTAATGCACACATTTCGCAAACACCAGGATTTCTCCAATATTCCTCCTGGTCCTAAACCATGGCCAATAGTTGGAAATTTCGGCGGGTTTCTGGTTCCCAATTTCATCTGGAGGAGGTTTGGAGGCTGGGGAGGGAAGGACGTCCCAAAGTCAAAGATACGAGCTCTAATTTCGCCTCAAGTTATTATCACGGAACAAGCTAAGGTTTACGGTAACATCTACAGTATGTGGGTAGGGAGTCAGCTGGTAGTAGTACTGAACGGATATGAAGTGGTCAGGGATGCCCTCTCAAACCGGGCAGATGTGTTCTCCGACAGACCAGAGATTCCCACCGTTACCATCATGACAAAGCGGAAAG GCATAGTTTTCGCACCTTATGGACCAGTATGGAGAAGGCAGCGCAAGTTCTGCCACACCACGCTGCGGAACTTTGGCCTGGGCAAGTTGAGCCTGGAGCCCTGTATCCTTGAGGGGCTGGCTGTGGTCAAATCTGAGCTGCTGCGTCTCAGCGAGGAAGATACTGAGGGTTCAGGAGTGGACCTGACCCCTCTGATAACTAACTCTGTGTCCAACGTAATCTCCTACATCGCCCTGGGCCAGCGCTTCCACCACACTGACCGGGAGTTTGGCGCCCTGCTGGACCTGATGGCCCGCGGCCTAGAGATCATCGCAAACAG CGCGGCGGTCCTCATCAATGTCTTCCCCCTGCTCTACTACCTGCCCTTCGGTGTCTTCAAAGAGGTACGGCAAGTGGAAAGGGACATTACTGCCTTCCTGAAGCAGATCATCACCAGACACAGGGAGACGTTAGACCCAGCCAACCCCAGAGATCTCATAGACATGTACCTGGTAGAGATGCTGGCCCAGGAGGCCGCTGGGGAGACGGACAGTAGCTTTTCAGAGGACTATCTATTCTACATCATAGGAGACCTCTTCATCGCTGGTACTgataccaccaccaacacagtgctGTGGATGATGCTCTACATGGTCGTATATCCAGATATCCAAG AGAGGGTGCAGGCGGAGATCGATGCAGTGGTGGGCCCAGACAGGGTCCCGTCTCTCACTGATAAAGGCAGCCTGCCGTTCACAGAGGCCACCATCATGGAGGTGCAGAGGATGACTGTGGTGGTCCCCCTGGCCATCCCTCACATGGCCTCAGAGACCacag AGTTCCGTGGCTATACGATCCCTAAGGGCACAGTGATCATCCCCAACCTGTGGTCTGTCCATAGGGATCCCACTGTGTGGGAGGAGCCAGACGACTTCAACCCCTCTCGTTTCCTAGACGACCAGGGGAATCTCCTGAGGAAAGAGTGCTTCATACCGTTCGGAATAG gCCGCAGGGTGTGTATGGGCGAGCAGCTGGCTAAGATGGAGTTGTTCCTGATGTTCACCAGCCTGCTGCAGGCCTTCAGTTTCAGACTGCCCGAGGGGCTGGCCCCTCCTCCCATGCACGGGCGCTTTGGCCTCACCCTGGCCCCCTGCTCATACACTGTGATTGTGAGGCCCCGGCGATGA